In one Pseudodesulfovibrio tunisiensis genomic region, the following are encoded:
- a CDS encoding TIGR00730 family Rossman fold protein encodes MKRICVYLGSNPGNRPEYRQAAVALGRELAERGIGVVYGGSSVGLMGRLADAALEAGGEVVGVIPELLVQKEIAHEGLTDIHVVTSMHQRKKRMADLSDGFIALPGGIGTLEEFFEVLTWNQLGYHAKPCGLLDVNGYYKCMADHFDRMVDEGFLMSEHRSMVLTSDTPADLLDKFAAYEPPVVEKWIERKKGL; translated from the coding sequence ATGAAACGGATTTGCGTGTATCTCGGGTCCAACCCGGGGAATCGGCCCGAATACAGGCAGGCTGCGGTCGCACTCGGCCGTGAACTGGCCGAACGCGGCATTGGCGTTGTTTACGGGGGCTCTTCAGTGGGCCTGATGGGCAGGCTGGCCGACGCGGCTCTGGAGGCTGGCGGCGAGGTCGTGGGCGTGATTCCCGAGCTGCTGGTGCAGAAGGAAATCGCCCATGAAGGGCTGACCGACATCCATGTGGTCACGTCCATGCACCAGCGCAAGAAGCGCATGGCCGACCTGTCCGACGGATTCATCGCCTTGCCCGGGGGCATCGGCACGCTGGAGGAATTCTTCGAGGTGCTGACGTGGAATCAGCTCGGCTACCACGCCAAGCCCTGCGGTCTGCTCGACGTGAACGGCTACTACAAATGCATGGCCGACCACTTTGATCGCATGGTGGATGAAGGCTTTCTCATGTCCGAACATCGCAGCATGGTCCTGACCTCGGACACCCCCGCCGACCTCCTCGACAAGTTCGCAGCCTACGAACCGCCCGTCGTGGAAAAGTGGATCGAACGGAAGAAGGGGCTGTAG
- a CDS encoding threonine aldolase family protein, with the protein MRSFASDNNSGAHPAVMQALVDANPGDMKAYGDDEISIHTDEVLKEYFGSQARIHYVTTGTAANVLGLRAVTHTYNSVICSDVAHINTDECGAPEAFGGIKLVPVPTENGKLTPRAIAPYLGHIGFVHASQPKVISITQPTEVGTLYSLKEIEDICQFAHDRDLLVHMDGARIANACAALDCSFFDMTTALDVDLLSFGGTKNGCIMSEAVLFLNPDIGSGFPYLRKQAMQLVSKMRFVSAQLQAYLKDDLWLKNASNANAMARRLAEKAGQIPGVTIKGSVDCNAVFATMPPAATEILLEKYYFYVWDEHDHTLRWMTSWATTEEMVDEFVEDMRKAVESC; encoded by the coding sequence ATGCGTTCTTTTGCCAGCGACAATAATTCCGGTGCGCATCCCGCCGTGATGCAGGCCCTTGTGGACGCCAATCCCGGCGACATGAAGGCCTATGGCGACGATGAAATCTCCATTCACACCGACGAGGTGCTCAAGGAATATTTCGGGTCTCAGGCCCGCATTCACTACGTGACCACGGGAACCGCGGCCAACGTGCTCGGCCTGCGCGCCGTGACCCATACCTACAATTCCGTGATCTGTTCGGACGTGGCGCACATCAACACGGACGAGTGCGGCGCGCCCGAGGCATTCGGCGGCATCAAGCTGGTGCCCGTGCCCACGGAGAACGGCAAGCTCACGCCTCGCGCCATTGCTCCGTATCTGGGGCACATCGGCTTCGTGCACGCCAGCCAGCCCAAGGTCATCTCCATCACCCAGCCCACCGAGGTGGGCACCCTGTATTCCCTGAAGGAGATCGAGGACATCTGCCAGTTTGCCCATGACCGCGACCTGCTCGTGCACATGGACGGCGCGCGCATCGCCAATGCCTGCGCCGCGCTGGACTGCTCGTTTTTCGACATGACCACGGCTCTGGACGTGGACCTGCTGTCCTTTGGCGGCACCAAGAACGGCTGCATCATGTCCGAGGCCGTGCTTTTCCTGAATCCGGACATCGGGAGCGGGTTTCCGTACCTGCGCAAGCAGGCCATGCAGCTCGTGTCCAAGATGCGGTTCGTGTCGGCCCAGCTTCAGGCGTATCTCAAGGATGACCTGTGGCTGAAGAATGCGAGCAACGCCAATGCCATGGCCCGCCGTCTGGCGGAAAAGGCCGGGCAGATTCCGGGCGTGACCATCAAGGGCAGCGTGGACTGCAACGCGGTGTTCGCCACCATGCCCCCGGCAGCCACGGAAATCCTGCTGGAGAAATACTATTTCTATGTCTGGGACGAGCATGACCACACCCTGCGCTGGATGACCTCATGGGCCACCACCGAGGAAATGGTGGACGAGTTCGTGGAGGACATGCGCAAGGCAGTGGAAAGCTGCTGA
- a CDS encoding GDSL-type esterase/lipase family protein, giving the protein MVICFIGDSLTLGFGDETGLGWTGRIARQLAEQGESVTAYNLGVRKDTTVRMRHRWQSESSLRLLPEEPAKLVFSFGVADVANSIPAEESLGAAVAMLMQARQVGDVLVIGPTPVNDADKRAEIASLSRQFEAMCRRLEIPFVPAFDAMHHSFVYGEALNKGDGVHPAASGYADLADHILKSDTARTFFGIA; this is encoded by the coding sequence ATGGTCATCTGTTTCATCGGGGATTCCCTGACCCTTGGATTCGGGGACGAGACCGGGCTGGGCTGGACCGGACGCATTGCCCGGCAGCTTGCCGAGCAGGGCGAAAGCGTGACCGCGTACAATCTGGGCGTGCGCAAGGACACCACGGTCAGAATGCGGCATCGCTGGCAATCCGAGAGCTCGCTTCGGCTGTTGCCCGAGGAGCCAGCCAAACTGGTATTCAGCTTCGGCGTGGCCGATGTGGCCAACAGCATTCCGGCCGAGGAGAGTCTGGGCGCTGCCGTTGCCATGCTCATGCAGGCAAGGCAGGTCGGAGACGTGCTCGTGATCGGGCCGACCCCGGTGAACGACGCTGACAAACGGGCCGAGATTGCATCCCTGTCCCGCCAGTTCGAGGCCATGTGCCGCAGGCTGGAAATCCCGTTCGTGCCCGCATTTGACGCCATGCACCATTCCTTCGTATATGGCGAGGCGTTGAACAAGGGGGACGGCGTGCATCCGGCAGCCTCGGGCTATGCCGATCTGGCCGACCACATCCTGAAATCCGATACGGCAAGGACTTTTTTCGGGATCGCCTGA
- a CDS encoding pyridoxamine 5'-phosphate oxidase family protein: MRKGVTNDPDAIRDVCGRADVLWLALCDDEGPYCVPVNFVLVGQTLYLHSGRKGRKARILTSGRPLAFSMAVDLKLRTGDTACKYGYRFRSVMGRGIPRIAEGDERRTGLDALVRKYAGEVLPCDERVLEITEVFAVDMDAASVRTKE; the protein is encoded by the coding sequence ATGCGCAAAGGCGTGACCAATGACCCGGACGCGATCCGGGATGTATGCGGCCGGGCCGACGTGCTGTGGCTGGCCCTGTGCGATGACGAAGGCCCGTATTGCGTGCCCGTGAATTTCGTTCTGGTGGGGCAGACCCTGTATCTGCATTCCGGCAGAAAGGGGCGCAAGGCTCGTATTCTGACCTCGGGCAGGCCGCTGGCCTTTTCCATGGCAGTGGACCTGAAGCTCAGGACCGGAGACACGGCCTGCAAATACGGGTATCGGTTTCGATCGGTCATGGGCAGGGGCATTCCCCGCATTGCCGAGGGGGATGAACGCAGGACCGGGCTGGATGCGCTCGTGCGCAAATACGCGGGGGAAGTGCTCCCCTGCGATGAGCGGGTGCTGGAAATCACCGAGGTGTTTGCCGTGGACATGGATGCCGCTTCGGTACGAACAAAGGAATAG
- a CDS encoding TIGR04283 family arsenosugar biosynthesis glycosyltransferase has protein sequence MRQNTTAGLWSVVIPVLNEAAAMGECIRHVRMIAGDAPVEIIVADGDPTGSSLNAITDPDVIRVHSGPGRGIQMNRGAEVANGDMLLFLHADTALPEHALRTARLALSGRAVAGAFSLSMDSDSPLLHMVAWFANIRSRLERVPYGDQAQFIRTDIFRELGGFAEIPLMEDVELFTRLKKRRLPIAILKARVRTSARRWEQDGVFARTLKNWIIRIRYALGTSPQALAHGYAPPASPPETASEKESA, from the coding sequence ATGAGGCAGAACACAACCGCCGGGCTCTGGTCCGTGGTGATCCCCGTACTGAACGAAGCCGCCGCCATGGGAGAATGCATTCGGCATGTCCGCATGATTGCGGGGGATGCTCCCGTGGAAATCATTGTCGCGGACGGCGACCCCACGGGGTCCTCCCTGAACGCGATCACCGATCCCGACGTGATCCGCGTGCATTCCGGCCCCGGGCGCGGCATCCAGATGAACCGGGGTGCGGAAGTGGCCAACGGCGACATGCTCCTGTTTCTCCACGCGGACACCGCCCTGCCCGAACACGCCCTGCGCACGGCGCGCCTTGCCCTGTCCGGCCGGGCCGTTGCCGGTGCCTTTTCCCTGTCCATGGACTCGGACAGTCCATTGCTGCACATGGTGGCATGGTTCGCCAACATCCGATCCCGTCTGGAACGCGTTCCCTACGGAGATCAGGCGCAGTTCATCCGGACCGACATTTTTCGCGAATTGGGCGGTTTCGCGGAAATACCGCTCATGGAAGACGTGGAACTGTTCACCCGTCTGAAAAAACGACGCCTGCCCATCGCCATCCTCAAAGCGAGGGTCCGCACCTCGGCCCGGCGCTGGGAACAGGACGGCGTGTTCGCCCGCACCCTGAAGAACTGGATCATCCGCATCAGATATGCGCTGGGAACTTCTCCGCAGGCTCTGGCGCACGGCTATGCCCCGCCTGCTTCGCCCCCGGAAACCGCTTCCGAAAAGGAGTCCGCATGA
- a CDS encoding TIGR04282 family arsenosugar biosynthesis glycosyltransferase — protein sequence MNSCILFFVRYPEPGTVKTRLAANTTPEAAAEFYQALVEEKLPELARATDAELFVCYSPEDMCDAMTDWLGHDYLYLSQKGAELGKRMENAFREVFFMGYEHAVLVGSDIPMLDGPILTRALQGLKNHDACIGPTEDGGYYLIGFQRGSFTPEVFRDMEWSRNDVLERTMHRLAALGVDAEQLDMLDDVDTLEDLEALVTLGANGPLRGNVLQAARRLIQR from the coding sequence ATGAACAGCTGCATCCTTTTTTTCGTCAGATACCCGGAGCCCGGAACCGTCAAGACACGACTTGCCGCAAATACCACGCCCGAGGCAGCTGCGGAATTCTATCAGGCTCTGGTGGAGGAAAAACTGCCGGAACTCGCCCGCGCCACGGATGCGGAACTGTTCGTCTGCTACTCGCCGGAAGACATGTGCGACGCCATGACCGACTGGCTGGGACACGACTACCTCTACCTGTCGCAAAAGGGTGCGGAACTGGGGAAACGCATGGAAAACGCGTTTCGTGAAGTCTTTTTCATGGGCTATGAGCACGCCGTGCTCGTGGGCAGCGACATCCCGATGCTCGACGGCCCGATTCTGACACGTGCGCTGCAAGGTCTGAAGAATCACGATGCCTGCATCGGCCCGACCGAGGACGGCGGTTACTATCTCATCGGATTTCAACGCGGCTCGTTCACGCCGGAAGTATTCCGCGACATGGAATGGAGCCGAAACGACGTGCTGGAGCGCACCATGCATCGCCTTGCGGCTCTGGGCGTGGATGCCGAACAACTGGACATGCTGGACGACGTGGACACTCTGGAGGATCTGGAAGCGCTGGTCACGCTCGGCGCAAACGGCCCGCTCAGGGGAAACGTCCTGCAAGCGGCCCGCAGACTGATACAACGATGA
- the nhaA gene encoding Na+/H+ antiporter NhaA, which translates to MHPESRSTLPIDRLMEPFDTFFKMEAAGGLVLMFCTIAALVWANSPWADTYHALWQTPLTVGIGSWSLSKAAILWINDGLMAVFFFLVGLEIKREILVGGLCSPKQTIMPVAAAVGGMVVPAAIFLAFNNGLDSVSGWGIPMATDIAFALGILSLLGRRVPVGVKIFLTAVAIVDDIGAILVIAIFYTSSLNISMLVAGLVVLVLMAGLNRMGVRHSVPYLLLGALMWLAFLKSGIHATIAGVLAAFTIPASRQMDCSAFVEEMRQDVEEFEMAVTPGKTVLTNKEQQSALWSMVDVFKQSTAPLQVIEHGLHPWVSFLVMPIFALANAGVALEADVFQELMTPVSLGIFLGLIMGKQIGITGACWLLDKFGIAEFPERATLMHLYGASWLAGVGFTMSIFIANLAYDEGTRYVELAKISILFASLVAGTAGYLILRFFAPDTSEGQH; encoded by the coding sequence ATGCACCCGGAATCCCGAAGCACGCTGCCCATTGACCGGCTCATGGAGCCGTTCGACACATTCTTCAAGATGGAGGCCGCAGGCGGCCTTGTCCTCATGTTCTGCACCATTGCGGCGCTGGTCTGGGCCAATTCGCCATGGGCAGACACCTACCACGCCCTGTGGCAGACTCCGCTGACCGTGGGCATAGGCTCATGGAGCCTGTCCAAGGCGGCCATCCTCTGGATCAACGACGGCCTCATGGCCGTGTTCTTCTTTCTGGTCGGTCTGGAAATCAAGAGGGAGATTCTGGTGGGTGGCCTGTGCTCCCCCAAACAGACCATCATGCCCGTTGCCGCTGCCGTGGGCGGCATGGTGGTGCCCGCCGCCATATTCCTCGCCTTCAACAACGGCCTTGATTCCGTGTCCGGCTGGGGAATTCCCATGGCAACGGACATCGCCTTTGCTCTGGGCATTCTGTCCCTGCTGGGCAGGCGCGTGCCCGTGGGGGTGAAGATATTCCTCACTGCCGTGGCCATCGTGGACGACATCGGCGCAATTCTGGTCATCGCCATCTTCTATACCTCGTCGCTGAACATTTCCATGCTCGTTGCCGGGCTGGTCGTGCTGGTGCTCATGGCCGGACTGAACCGCATGGGCGTGCGCCACTCCGTGCCCTACCTGCTGCTGGGCGCACTGATGTGGCTGGCCTTTCTCAAGTCCGGCATCCACGCCACCATTGCGGGCGTTCTGGCTGCCTTCACCATCCCGGCCTCCCGGCAGATGGATTGCAGCGCGTTCGTGGAGGAAATGCGGCAGGATGTGGAGGAATTCGAAATGGCGGTCACTCCGGGCAAGACCGTGCTGACAAACAAGGAACAGCAGTCCGCGCTCTGGAGCATGGTGGACGTATTCAAGCAGTCCACAGCCCCGCTTCAGGTCATCGAACACGGCCTGCACCCCTGGGTTTCGTTCCTCGTCATGCCGATATTCGCGCTGGCAAATGCTGGCGTGGCGCTCGAAGCGGACGTGTTTCAGGAACTCATGACTCCGGTGTCCCTCGGCATATTTCTCGGGCTGATCATGGGCAAGCAGATCGGCATAACAGGCGCATGCTGGCTGCTGGACAAATTCGGGATCGCCGAATTTCCGGAGCGCGCCACACTCATGCACCTGTACGGCGCAAGCTGGCTTGCGGGCGTGGGCTTCACCATGTCCATCTTCATTGCCAACCTCGCCTATGACGAAGGCACGCGATATGTGGAACTGGCCAAGATCAGCATCCTGTTCGCCTCGCTCGTGGCCGGAACCGCCGGATACCTGATTCTCCGTTTTTTCGCCCCGGACACGTCCGAAGGGCAGCATTAG